CTGGAGCGCGATGTAGGGTACACCCCAAGGATGCCACTCCGGCACAAAGCTGGTGCCGAAGAAGCAGACAATCGGTTTATTCAAGGCAGCGGCGACATGCATCGCTCCGCCATCGCTGCAGATCATTTGATCAGCGAGGGAAACGGCGGCAACCAGCTCCTTGATTGTTGCGGTGGGACAGGAAAAGACCGGCAGACCGTCAAGTCGGGCCTGGATGCGTCCTGCCTTTTCGTCATCACCGGGATGCATGGCGTCGTCCTCGGCACCTGGTGACCAGAACAGCAGGATCTGGTTGTCCCCAGAGGCGGTCAAGGCCTTGGCAAGTTCGATGAATGATTCCTCAGGCCACCGCTGGAGAGGATTTCGAGAGCTGAGGTGAAGTGCCATGGAGGCCTTCTCCGGGTTCCATCCCAAGGCTTTCAGACGCTTGCTTTCTCTAACGACCAAGGCCGCATCTGGAAAGAGCTTCGTGCCACCCAGTGACTCTTCAATACCGAGTAGGGCTCCCAGCCTTCCCATCTTGGAAACCTCATGCTCCTCGAGGCCGTTGTGATCCGGAGCCAGAACATCGGGCTGACGATGGGCCGGCTCCCCGGGCTCGCGAAACCCGATCAGTTGTTTCCCGCCGAGCGTGTGGGCGTAGCGCCAGCCTCCGTTTGCCAGGATGATATGATCGAAGCGGCGCTTACGAATCGTGCGGAGAAGTAGCCAGCGGTTCCAGAGCATCCCCAGCCGCCCGTATCCATGGCTCTTTTGATTCTTCTTCAGGAAGACAAAGACCTCATCAACATCGGGATTTTCATCCAGAACATTCACATTGTAACTGCTGGCCAGAACCGAGATCCGGGCATCGGGATACTTTCTGCGCAGCCCATGAAGCAGGGGTGTGGTACAGATCAGATCACCGATGTTATCGCGCCGGATGACTAGGATCTGAAGGGGAGTGTTCACGGACGCCGAAGGCGAGATTTAGCCAAACTAGACGCGGAAGTCTTTCACGAGTAAGGCCTCCAGATCCTCCATGGCGACCTTGAGTTCATCATGAAGAGGTGTCTGGTCGGCGCCCTTCGGAAGAGTGAGTGCATTTGCCACACGATGGGCGAGCGAGCGGCTGGGATTCGTCTCGGCGATCTGACCCATGATAACCGTGACCTGTGATACCTTCTCACGAGCCGCGCGGATTTTTTCCAGCGCAACCTCCTCGGTGACTTCGCCCGCGAGAACCCCACGGAGCTGACGGCAATCAAAGGCCCTGCAGCGGGCCGGACGATCCTCGTAGATCAGGCAGGAGCATTTCCCCGACACTTCGCGATGGGCCGAGCAGGGCTGGAGGAAAAACTCGACCCCCTTCTGCTTGCGAATCTTCAGCCCCAGTGCAGAAAGTCTCCTGGGCTGGTCTCCCGCCTGGAGCTCGACCGTGTGAAAGAGCACTCCGTCACAGCACATGCCGCAGCTACTGCAGAGATCCTCTGTGCTCCGCGCGGCGGTCGTGTCACTCATCCCTTATTTCCCCGGATATGAAGAGCGTCCTAAGAATGTTTAGGACTTGGCCTGAGATGCCAGAATCTCGCTGATCGCCTTCGCAAAATCGCCGAAGCCGGAGTCGGGGACGATCACGGTATTGCGTCGTCCTTGGTTCTCCTCGTTGATCCTCAGAAAGCGACCCCTGTCGTTTTCACGGACTTCAAGACGGAAGAACTTCCGCTCCACCTGAAGCTCGCGGCTCTCGAGGACATTGTCTTGGGCATATTGGCGGTAGGCGCTCGAGTAGGCGGAGTTCTCTTCTTCGTACATGGGGTGATCAGTTCTAAGATCGGCAACTCGGAAAATCAAACGGATTGTCAGAAGCGGTAATTATCCCGTAGAGGCGCAGAGGCGCAGAGAAAGAGAGGAACATGGAAATCTGAAATAAAGAGAGGGGGAAATCACGGCGTAGTTTTTTCGATCCTCAACGAATCTTCCACATCATTACCTCTGCGCCTTTGCGCCTTTGCGCGAGTCAATCGGTTATTCCAGAAAGCTCCGGAGCAGGGCCATTGCCTCCACGTCCTCGGCGAGGTCTTTCCCCTTGGGGGTTTCCAGGATTTTCGGGATCTCGGCCAACGCGGGCGCGTTCATGATCCAGCGGAAGGCATC
This window of the Verrucomicrobiota bacterium genome carries:
- a CDS encoding glycosyltransferase family 9 protein — encoded protein: MNTPLQILVIRRDNIGDLICTTPLLHGLRRKYPDARISVLASSYNVNVLDENPDVDEVFVFLKKNQKSHGYGRLGMLWNRWLLLRTIRKRRFDHIILANGGWRYAHTLGGKQLIGFREPGEPAHRQPDVLAPDHNGLEEHEVSKMGRLGALLGIEESLGGTKLFPDAALVVRESKRLKALGWNPEKASMALHLSSRNPLQRWPEESFIELAKALTASGDNQILLFWSPGAEDDAMHPGDDEKAGRIQARLDGLPVFSCPTATIKELVAAVSLADQMICSDGGAMHVAAALNKPIVCFFGTSFVPEWHPWGVPYIALQKSSQSVADITVEETLAAFAELQKK
- a CDS encoding YkgJ family cysteine cluster protein translates to MSDTTAARSTEDLCSSCGMCCDGVLFHTVELQAGDQPRRLSALGLKIRKQKGVEFFLQPCSAHREVSGKCSCLIYEDRPARCRAFDCRQLRGVLAGEVTEEVALEKIRAAREKVSQVTVIMGQIAETNPSRSLAHRVANALTLPKGADQTPLHDELKVAMEDLEALLVKDFRV
- a CDS encoding DNA-binding protein, which produces MYEEENSAYSSAYRQYAQDNVLESRELQVERKFFRLEVRENDRGRFLRINEENQGRRNTVIVPDSGFGDFAKAISEILASQAKS